The following are from one region of the Candidatus Binataceae bacterium genome:
- a CDS encoding NAD-dependent epimerase/dehydratase family protein, whose product MSNDSRISGAGRVVLVTGGAGFIGSHLADALLERGHAVRVLDNFMTGSRANLNPRAELIEADVRESAAIEPAFAGVDCVFHTAALPRVGLSIERPVETHLVNVVGTLNVLMAARASRVRRVIYSGSSSVYGEQPGAHPRMALSETMPPNPLSPYALQKLMGEEYMRMFHRLYGLSAVSLRYFSVYGPRMDLEGAYATVIGAFLRARREGRPLEIRGDGEQRRDFTHVRDVVRANLAAMDCALSDGSAINVGRGDSLSVNQIAALVGGPRVSAAPRPGEPRDTLADLARSRAILGWSPEIATADGVRELMRLYGLPLAG is encoded by the coding sequence ATGTCGAACGATTCTCGCATATCCGGCGCGGGACGCGTCGTCCTGGTCACCGGTGGAGCCGGCTTTATCGGATCGCATCTGGCCGATGCGTTGCTCGAGCGCGGCCATGCGGTTCGCGTGCTCGACAATTTCATGACCGGCAGCCGCGCGAACCTCAACCCGCGCGCCGAGCTTATTGAGGCCGACGTCCGCGAGTCTGCGGCGATCGAACCGGCCTTCGCCGGGGTCGATTGCGTTTTTCATACCGCGGCGCTGCCGCGCGTGGGATTGTCGATCGAACGACCGGTCGAGACCCATCTGGTCAACGTGGTCGGCACGCTCAATGTGCTGATGGCGGCGCGCGCGTCCCGCGTGCGCCGCGTGATCTATTCGGGATCCTCGTCGGTTTACGGCGAACAACCGGGGGCGCATCCGCGGATGGCGCTTAGCGAGACGATGCCGCCGAATCCGCTAAGCCCCTATGCGTTGCAGAAGCTGATGGGCGAGGAATACATGCGCATGTTCCATCGGCTGTACGGCTTGAGCGCGGTCTCGCTGCGCTACTTCAGCGTGTATGGGCCGCGAATGGACCTGGAAGGGGCGTACGCGACGGTTATCGGAGCGTTTCTGCGCGCCCGGCGCGAGGGGCGGCCGCTCGAGATTCGCGGAGATGGCGAGCAGCGGCGCGACTTCACTCACGTGCGCGATGTGGTGCGGGCGAACCTGGCCGCGATGGACTGTGCGCTATCCGACGGTAGCGCGATCAACGTCGGGCGCGGCGACTCGCTCAGCGTCAATCAGATCGCGGCGCTCGTCGGCGGACCGCGCGTAAGCGCCGCGCCGCGGCCGGGCGAACCGCGCGACACGCTGGCCGACCTCGCGCGCAGCCGCGCGATCCTTGGATGGAGTCCCGAAATCGCGACCGCGGACGGGGTGCGCGAGCTGATGCGGCTTTACGGACTGCCGCTGGCCGGATGA
- a CDS encoding CaiB/BaiF CoA-transferase family protein, whose amino-acid sequence MASAQFRHVLDGYKVLDFTQFVAGPTVTRLMATMGAEVIKVELAPDGDRARLIPYVRDNRSGYYVQHNLGKMSLCLDARHPEGAAILRELTKRVDVLVENFAPGTIARLGFGYPEVSKLNPRIVMCSVSTFGQTGPLSEDPGFDLIGQAYAGVTGLIGDKDGPPVIPLMAIGDVSTGVHGMGAIACALLHRERSGVGQYIDVSLLDSYFGYQDMGVELFSASGGSAHVERSGRYYPGLSPCGVFKGRKIYFIIMAWMDRHWALFCEAMGRPELARDPRFADLAARVKNRDAVTEVVEAWLASMPDDDKSLDVMRAARIPVAPIRALEEAMNHPHLRERGTVADVHDQVLGDIKVPGFPIRFSEFPSPKNLQAPLLGEHNELILRKYLDYSDAQIDALKADRVLVSKPY is encoded by the coding sequence CGACGGTGACGCGGTTGATGGCGACGATGGGGGCCGAGGTTATCAAGGTCGAACTCGCGCCCGACGGCGACCGCGCGCGGCTCATCCCTTACGTGCGCGACAACCGCAGCGGCTACTACGTCCAGCACAACCTGGGCAAGATGAGCCTCTGCCTCGACGCGCGCCACCCCGAGGGCGCCGCGATCCTGCGCGAGCTTACCAAGCGGGTCGACGTCCTGGTCGAAAACTTCGCGCCCGGCACGATCGCGCGGCTCGGTTTCGGCTATCCCGAAGTGAGCAAGCTCAACCCGCGCATCGTGATGTGCTCGGTGTCGACTTTCGGGCAGACCGGGCCGCTCTCCGAGGATCCCGGTTTCGATCTGATCGGCCAGGCCTACGCCGGCGTCACCGGGCTAATCGGCGACAAGGACGGGCCGCCGGTAATTCCGCTGATGGCGATCGGCGACGTCAGCACGGGCGTACACGGAATGGGGGCGATCGCGTGCGCGCTGCTCCATCGCGAGCGCTCCGGCGTCGGACAGTATATCGACGTCTCGCTGCTCGACTCGTACTTCGGCTACCAGGACATGGGCGTGGAGCTATTCAGCGCGAGCGGCGGGAGCGCGCACGTCGAGCGCTCCGGCCGCTACTATCCGGGGCTCAGCCCGTGCGGGGTTTTCAAGGGACGCAAGATTTATTTCATCATCATGGCCTGGATGGATCGGCATTGGGCGCTCTTCTGCGAGGCGATGGGACGGCCGGAGCTTGCGCGAGATCCCCGCTTTGCCGACCTGGCGGCGCGGGTGAAGAATCGCGACGCGGTGACCGAGGTGGTCGAGGCCTGGCTCGCCTCGATGCCCGATGACGACAAGTCGCTCGACGTGATGCGCGCGGCGCGCATCCCGGTCGCGCCGATTCGCGCGCTGGAGGAGGCGATGAACCATCCGCACCTGCGCGAGCGCGGCACCGTGGCCGACGTGCACGATCAGGTACTCGGCGATATCAAGGTTCCGGGCTTCCCGATTCGCTTTTCGGAATTTCCCAGCCCGAAGAATCTGCAGGCGCCGCTGCTCGGCGAGCACAACGAGTTGATCCTGCGCAAATACCTGGACTACTCCGACGCGCAAATCGACGCCCTCAAAGCCGATCGCGTGCTGGTCAGCAAACCCTACTGA